agcagaataaacacaaagaatgtgtagattcattcgtAAAACTGTCTCGaagatgtgttcctccacaaaacaaattccagccgctagcggaaccagcacacacccacaaaaaaaataataatcctttcagattcctcggacagtcaaattaatcttcagtgagccggctgtttcataagtgcagcatatgccctaatccttccaatgtcctgcaaaaaatactccacgaaacaaactccagccaataggaggcataagcacaaagaatgagcagattcatccacaactgtcccgaaggggTGCCACTCcactctacaaaacaaactccagccgctaggcggaaccagcacaaaaataaacaaaaaaaggcacccagtttccttggatggtcaagtgtatgttcagtgagacaagctcacttggaggcacgtgagaaacacaccatgacttcctcagtccattgattttatgaaagacatcgcttgttgtgggcatgtaaataatttgcagccatccttagtatctattctcaatttggccaagaacttcagtgtaaaaacgacccttcgtcaatgcaaaagtctcttgaaggaatgttattccataaaacaaactccagccactaggtggaaccaacacaaaaagaaacaaaaaaggcacccagcttcctcagacagtcgagtgtATCCTCAGTGAGTCAAACTCACTGGGGCCATATGAAAGTGTACTCACCCcactgtctctatgaaagacatcgcttgctgtgggcatgtaaatattttccgGCCATCCTTGCTATCTATTCTctgtttggccggaaacatcagtgcaaaagtgaccttccattgatgtaagagtttcttgcattccttgaattgatcacgtttctctcttgttgatttcgcaaagtctgggaacaagaaaatgctgtgattcttccaagaaagctttcctttgctcctcgcctctcCGGAGCATCCGGAGGAAACCCATGTGAACATGGGGATCCCTTGCTATGACCGCTTTAATTTGATCCAGTAACACTGCAAAACTATTATACTTTTCAGGCATGCACATATCAAAGCAtgtatgcttttaaaaaaatcaaagtgtctctttttttttcagcTCAATGAGACCGATGACTCCCTGACTTATCAGTTCTACCTGTGTGGTGACTCATCACCTGATATGTGGATTTATGGCAAATATGTTCTTCCAATATCAACTCTAATTCTCCTCCTCATGGACATTGTGTTCTGTATGGCAGTTTGTAACAATGCAGAATATGATATTAATGGACAATGTTGTCCAATGTGTGATTCAGGTGAGACCACTCCCCACTCTATAGCAAATTCAGATGGCTCAAACATCACGCTAGATGGATGGATACATTTATATTTGTCACATTTTACTaaagcaataaaacaaaataatgcaCAAATCACCTTACTGGCAAATACCAAGTCAAGCAGCTGAGAATACATGATAAACTTAAGCACTTAATCACCAATGAGGAGCTCCCAACAACTGCACATTTGACAAGAcctaaaattaaatacatttgctACATTAATATCAAGCCAGGTAACTGCAGTGCATATACCTAGATACAGTAAGTCCCAAAGTCTACTGTGTCCCAAAAGACGAGTACATGTTTCACTTGACGTCACTTTTTTTGACAGTCTTATTATTAGTTATTCAGTGACACTCATCAGAGTTAAAAGTTAGATGTGATTTGGGTTTGTCAGCCCTAATTGCATTATACAAAATGTTTACCCCATACAATTTGACTCCAGTCTGACTTGTTTTCTAGGAAAGCGAGTTTATAAGCACTGTGATGACAGCACAAGCACAACATGTGTGTCATGCACTGAGATGAGGTTCACAGATGCTCCCAATGGATTAACAGAGTGTCTTCCCTGTTTTGTGTGTGATGCAAGTGCGTAAAACTGTTATCTGTTTCATCTTCAGCTCTATTAGACAGACAAATGGTTTAGGACTACTGTCAATCCCTATTTTGAGACACATTATTGCGGTTGTCTAAGTTTTTAGAAAAACTGCCaagatacagtggtgtgaaaaagtgtttgcccccttcctgatttcttatttttttgcatgtttgtcacacttaaatgtttcagatcatcaaacaagtttaaatattagtcaaagataacacaagtaaacacaaaatgcagtttttaaatgaaggttgttattattaagggaaaacaaaatccaaacctacatggccctgtgtggaaaaagtgattgccccctaaacctaataactggttgggccacccttagcagcaacaactgcaatcaagcatttgcgataacttgcagtgagtcttttacagcgctgtggaggaattttggcccactcatctttgcagaattgttgtaattcagccacattggagggttttcgagcatgaactgcctttttaaggtcatgccacagcatctcaataggattcaggtcaggactttgactaggccactccaaagtcttcattttgtttttcttcagccattcagaggtggacttgcaggtgtgttttggatcattgtcctgctgcagaacccaatttcgcttcagcttgaggtcacaaacagatggccggattttctccttcaggattttttggtagacagcagaattcatggttccatttatcacagcaagtcttccaggtcctgaagcagcaaaacagccccagaccatcacactaccaccaccatattttactgttggtatgatgttctttttctgaaatgcagtgttaacttttatgccagatgtaatgggacaaacaccttccaaaaagttcaacttttgtctcatcagtccacagagtattttcccaaaagtcttggggatcatcaagatgttttctggcaaaaatgagacgagccttaatgttctttttgcttagcagtggttttcgtcttggaactctgccatgcaggccatttttgcccagtctctttcttatggtggagtcatgaacactgaccttaactgaggcaagtgaggcctgcagttctttggatgttgttgtggggtcttttgtgacctcttggatgagtcgtcgctgcgctcttggggtaattttggtcggccggccactcctgggaaggttaaCCACTGTttcatgttttcgccatttgtggataatggctctcactgtggttctctggagtcccaaagctttagaaatggctttataaccttttccagactgatagatctcaattactttctttctcatttgttcctgaatttctttggatctcggcatgatgtctagcttttgaagatcttttggtctgcttcactttgtcaggcaggtcctatttaagtgatttcttgattgagaacaggtgtggcagtaatcaggcctgggtgtgtctagagaaattgaactcaggtgtgataaaccacagttaagttatgttttaacaggtggggcaaacactttttcacacagggccatgtaggtttggattttgttttcccttaataataacaaccttcatttaaaaactgcattttgtgtttacttgtgttatctttgactaatatttaaacttgtttgatgatctgaaacatttaagtgtgacaaacatgcaaaaaaaaataagaaatcaggaagggggcaaacactttttcacaccactgtatatagaatgcctgaatgtttttttttttttttgctatacttGCAGGTAATGGGCTGAAAGTAAACCAGGCATGTAAACAGACATCAAATGCAGTATGTGAGCCTCTGCCAGGTTATTACTGTGTAGACTCACATGGTCCGCCCTGTTCAAAGGCCAGAAAACATTCAACTTGCTTACCTGGACAATACATCAACCAAACCGGTGAGTCAAGATGTGAACAAGATGTACActtctgttcaaaagtttggaatcactTTGAAATCGTAAtgtttttcaaagaaatatataCTAAATGTGTATGCTGTATATTTCTGCCTATGTTTCTATAGGAACAGAATTTAGAGATACAGTGTGTGGGGACTGTCCTGCTGGTTCATATTCAGATGGTACTCTCTGCAAATTATATACAAAGTTAGTCTTATGTATCCTACAACATTGACATTTCACCAGTTGTTAAAATGAAACTTGTTCATTGGTTGTTTAAATTCTGCCTAAATAGATTTGAAATTAAATGGAGCCCTTTTCTCACAAGAGATATCTTTGTATGTCAGAGCTTCTCACAGACACAACGATATCTCTTGTGAGAAAAGGGCTCCATTTCATTTAAACATGAGTACTTCTCTCTTTAACAGGTGTGAGTCTCTTGGGAAAATAACAGTCAAGTCAGGAACAGACACAGCTGATGCTGAGTGCAGTGATGGGAAAAATTTGTACATATTGCCTCTTATTTTCAGTGTGTGTGGAGTCTTTCTGGCGGTGGTGTCTGTCACAGTTGTGattattgtaaagaaaaaaaaggtgTATCATCAAGCAAACCAAGTTACTTATTCCCACAATCCTGTAAACTTAAACCAGTTTCCAGCACATAATTgagaaggttatttattttataaccataaactaacattcccagaatgttgcagggtGGTTTTTGTGGGATAacctaaaaattatttatatagaaCATTCTCTAAtcgttatttttaggttttatatttCGTATAAAGTATCATGGAATATGGGAATTGAacacattaaaatgaacagatgTGGAAagcatataatatatgcaatatctgCATCTAATCCACCTTatacttgcaagttcccggacatttctggggggaaatggccctagccctcaccctccaatccaacaggtctcagacgtgctcaatgggattgagatccgggctcttcgctgggcatggcagaacactgacattcctgtcttgcaggaaatcacacacagaacaaacagtatggctggtggcattgtcatgctggagggtcatatcaggatgagcctgcaggaagggtaccacatgagggaggaagatgtcttccctgtaacgcacagcgttgagattgcctgcaatgacaacaagatcagttcgatgatgctgtgacacaccgccccagaccatgacggaccctccatcgatcccgctccagagtataggcctcagtgtaacgctcattccttctacAATAAACGCAAGTCCAACCATCACacttggtgagacaaaaccgcgactcgttagtgaagagcactttttgccagtcctgtctgtcccgcaggtgtgatattcagatgtactgatcctgtgcaggtgttgttacgcgtggtctgccactgcgaggatgatcagctgtccttcctgtctccgtgtagtgctgtcttaggcgtctgacagtacggacattgcaatttattgccctggccacatctgcagtcctcatgcctccatgcagcatgcttaaggcatgttcacgcagatgagcagggaccctgggcatctttcttttggtatttttcagagtgagtagaaaggtctctttagtgtcctaagtttttataactgtgaccttaattgcctactgtctgtatgctgctagtgtcttaatgaccgttccccAGGTACATGTTCagtaattgtttatggttcattgaacaaatatggaaaacattgtttaaaacctttacaatatagatctgtaaagttatttttatttttacaaaattatttttaaaatacaaatttctctttttgctgagtttaataaaagtaaatcattcacttgttgctttgtgttgttgtattgaagagacagtAATAAAATCTGCATCTTACTTAACCGAGACGCTGTGTTTCTTgcctccatgtaaacctccatttatatTTGCCTAcataacctccgatgatgcctttatttccaaaggcgatgtttcatgctgaatgcgagatctgcATATCAGTTTACTATGCattgctaagaaagagagaatgctctctgacaagaacggattgtaaaatgcatttatttgccaagatgaaacaagttgcaattttggtgcaaagaaaggtAAAGCAGCATTTGCCCAGTGGCTGttttctctctgctggttgtgtaaagtttgttgaggactgtcctgtcagcacctgatctctcattcattctgaactgtgcaacagtgtgataaaacgatggcaaaatgcgatatacggtaaaactatatgcgttCAAAACTAATgagattatgaaaataataatgaatgataataatatgacgaCATATAATGCCAGCCtataatataaagcagcataatgtagtattttgtaTGGCTAAAACAGCTAGAAGTGGCtgataccggaagtggtccacattcaaggttgataatggcggcaCCCTAGTTTTCGCTGAAAAATGAGGTGAATACTTGAGCGTGCATTTGGTTTGCACACGCTTTATTTGGGCGCCAGCCAAATTGCTTTTTTGCATCCTTGCACTGTGAGAAGAGGATGCTATTCGAAAGGTCATTCAAAATTAAAGTAAGAATATATAtagccagcaaagccttctctgctggcctaataaatacatatttttcatcctttcattctcagtcacctttttgcctatgtatttttaattgctttccactcttaattaatctacaaacaaatagagaaaaacaaaaagtttatccagtcagaatttattccttgatgcttacaaacaaagtgtgacagctgtttcacaaattgcatgtccAAAGCAGCccatgagtttgagctccaccccctcaggccttcagaatttcttcagaatccctcaacagtgcaaatgaatgagcaactaaagtcagattgtcagattcatcagccaatcagattgatttatttgttcttggtgggtgtgatctttaggatatgtcccggtccaggccttctagctggccttgagtgacgcaatcacgctttaagtgatgtaagtcatttgaaagcgaagagcgcgagatctgtCTGACAAGTCAGCTGTCATAACTGctggtattgctgttgagaaagagatccttatggatttaaaaacaggagatgttctgcatgaccgtgtgattgattaatttattaaacaggaaaggaggactgattttcacttcaagtaaattggtaagtgctttttgcattgttatagcaacatcaggagtttagggtaaattaggctgctggagcattcagtgtcggatcaagttttgaaaggtAGTGTtgagttccattcaactcagaaagtaggattttacaacttcctactaggaaaagtgcagtggaatgcatctttaaatcagaattacaaTTTGTGGCTCGTGTAGAAATTTTCAAccccgatttcgccgagatgcaggggcatgatgtcacacaaacatgttgacactcagtgagatatacaaagtaagtgaaaaacattcactttattaagtaatattgataaacgagttcgtttccacattattccacatattaaagcttgtttaacaaacgcctgcagaaacaggtgtataaaacataatctcttttgataatcgtacacctgaagcacaaatgctagctgcagcattgtttatcagttgggttgctaggagacatctctaatgagagtcaaacccctgcttaGCTAACAgtagcgttgcagttccgaatatcagggaatggaatgcatttatattcggcgatatcaagtaggaaaatcccacatccaacttgaatggaacgcagcataaccgtgttcCCTGACggaacaaaatttattgcaagcaacatttaaatcacaaatgttATTAGTAAGATTTTTCcaagtattatagacctccttggtagattcatatgaaaaattatgatttttgaatgtctgttcaggagacgttcatttcacaataCAGTTATACAGCGAGGAATGTGCAcgtgccactgacagggagatgctctgcATGCTTACAAGGGAGGTCGAAGggcttcaccttgagtggtctcccccagaggaaacTGAAGAGTCTCAGATGAGCatggcttcgatccagagacattcaaagagctcatCACTGTTACAGACTTAGCGTTAcatgccacgaaagtcactgcgctggccatcggcaagtccatgggcaacctggcagttctggatcaaCATATATgtctgaccctcacagaaatgagtgataagaaAAAAGCCACtttgttggatgctccagtgtctccagccggcctctttggcaGCTCTGTGAATACGTTTGCTTAGTGTTACGTCGCGACTCAGCAGTAGTCATAGGCTATgggacactttatgcccaaaccaAATACATCACAGCTGGTTCGTCCTCGCTTCTGTTTTGAGCCAGCGCccaactaaaagccccatacctgctgcctcaccggCACCTGCATATCAGCACACGCAGCAAAAGTGCTACTGatgggcacaaccctttgaagcggaaagcagagcccgtggttccctccgggtctgctccaaaaaagtttTAATTGGAGACACAAAatactgttccccatctccccactactgtttgtcgggaaaggaatattgttgttcacaatattgttcaaaatgttgtttctgtgtcttgcactcaaataaatgcagtaaaaattaGACTATTTCTGGTCTTAAagtcttttcagtcagaaatagcgaactgtcatgtcctggtttgcTCCGACatcatgacagttgtggcatataaaACCGCCAAGGCATAATTCATTCACTCCACTGTTGAGACTAACGCGTCGcctcctcctatggagcgagCGTCATCTCATCTTCCTGATAGCAACATATGTCCTAGGTCGCCTGAATTATGGCATGGACCTACTGTCACGCTAAGGGGTGATACCgggtgaatggagacttcatcttcaaactgtattgaggatttgagAAATATTaggcaaagcagaaatcaatctatttgcctcagtggggaataaccactgtcccctctggtactcaaaGTCACTGGGAGCAGACGAAATGGCAGACAAATGGCCTTTgaaacacaaatatgcgtttcccccggtatgcctgattcactctgtcatatgcaaagtccaagaggacaaagaaacgattctattggttgtgccgaaatggccaaccagccatggtttctggaaatgatagagatgctgtacagcttgcCATGGGacataccgctgaggagggatctcctctcaggcacaaggcacaatctggcatccccagccctagctgtggaacctgcatgtgtggtcCCTGAACAGAGCGCACTAAACGCaccagaactgacacattcagtcatgaacaccattttacaggacagagcgccatccacgagatgcctctataCGCTAAAATGGAAgctgttcactgattggtgtatatatctgcgtatcacacacatgaagccggcgcctctataggcaagcatgatttaatcataaagttccttaaaggaacaagacaattaaacccacctcggccggctacagtcctgacttgggacttaactttagtcctaaaagctctcgcagggccccccttcgagcctttggattctgttgatttgcgcatgctctctgttaagaccacactactgctggctctggcctcagtaaaacaggtCGGTGACTAACATGCACTATCTATCAACAATTCGTGTCTGGATTTTGGCCgtggtctttcaagagccactgtcaaacccagaaaaggctatgtgcctaaggtcctaaccatgCCCTTCAGGGCGCAgatggttcaccttcaggccttcttctctcctccatttaatttggatgaggaacaatcattgcatttgcaATGCCCTGTGCAGGCACTAAACACATACATTGAGCATACACGCCAGTTCAGATGGTCTGATCAGATCTTTGTATGCTATAGAGGACGCACAAATGGAATGTCCATCTCAgtgcaaagactttctcactggattgtcgatgcaattgccctgaCTTGAGTCACAaagtaagacttgcccaattggtgtaaaagcacactcaactagaggcatggccttctcatgggcatggacgaatggtgtatccttacaagacatatgttttgcagcaggatggtactctcaaaacacattttgcaAGGTTTTACCACCtacgtaacgtctctctcttcacaagtcctctctgtttagagcactaaaagactcagagttcttgagttACGAGCAATGCACTCCTTGTTCTcggtcagaaattctgaggaaatggtgtctgtgaacctgcttttatagcagacaacTTCACGCTAAAacgggcggggctcaaacaccataacatatattagaatattggcattattgtagagaggtttcaactaggttgtgtgaaACCTCTTGTACATAACCAAGATGTTTCCCTGCTTTAATTCGCCCCTAGGTAAACCCACGACCTTACATGAGTGTAGAAAATAGATGGAAATTCATTTATCCATTAATTTATCCATCACTCCATATCATGTGTGATGATGTGTTTAACTTATTTTGTTACTTACGTTGCATATAGCCTAAACATCCGTAAAAATAAGTACATTAATTTGAGAACCAAACTGCTGAGGATTAAGTGTAGGCTATTTTATCTTCCATTGACAAGATTTATGACAAAGCAcacaaaacaagtcttaatatctaatgcatgtttaattgatattttttaagaagatttatatttactgaaaaggagttttatgttttttgtttttgctgttgcgCGTAACATCACAAGACGTTGGGATGCGCACACTTCATGATATTAAAGGCCTTTGTACAgtagaatattatttatttaattgttcatcTAATTGTTTAATCTAATGTCCATGTAACTTACATTGCCTTTTTAATTTCTTTGTTAAATTTGCAGATGACAGTGGTGGAAGAATTTCACCTGTTTTTTcaagtggagagagaagtttaccAAAAATTGATCCGTTTTTACATTAACAATTGTTTTTAATGATACAATGTTCTTGCACATTTTTGTCAAGTcagatttatttgtatagcaattTTCACAACAGGTGTTTTTTCAAatcagctgtacatgaaattacgctataacagaaaatgagtgactataatgccaatattagttatttatgtttagaactaaaAGTggttaaattagtaaactaagtaagtgttgtgggtcaatgattaaacaaaatgattttgtatgaacaatCATTTTTAGTGTTAAATCCTTGAAGTCATCTCGAATTAACAGGAAATACACAAATTTATCAGTTTTTATCTTTCTATTTTTATGTAcgaaaatgttttcatgtttttgtattaaatgatgattaaatgttttgaattaaacAATGGATCAACAAAGACATTGATTGGGCTGATGATAGACTGAttgttttttccactccctaaaaaagaaaggggattatccgactgggccgccaggtctagtcagggggtgtccctcccaaggggaggacaccgcagagaccacacctcacccagagagggggggatatttcagtggaaaaatacgtcacatggtcttgctggagagtcttcaaggtagatcctacacaacgggggaggagttactacaaacatggagactggggcagaggggctctgcccaaggaagatgcagtttgccaactgGGAAataaattagcggaagatatacattgcatggggtttgaccttacagggaaccgccacatgcggagcacctaccccagaacagggctcttagttagcacgtgtactgggccagcagtgagtctctccgaaacctcgactgccacagggctcggaggaagtcaaccagggaacatagtttgtgaacactaaatggcgcacgtcttcagctcaaaagaggtggaaggcgctatgtgccagcgatacacccggccgtcTATCCCGGGATTATCCGCTTGTAtagcgtgccactacctgggacgaaaccggttccacccgggggttgtagaaccttgcaaaggtgttgggtgttgcccagcctgctgctctgcaaatgtctgttagagaggcacccctggccaggacccaggaggccgctacacccctggtagaatgggctcgtagccctaccgggggcggcatgtcctgggtgtgatatgccatagctatggcgtcaatgagccagtgggcgatcctctgcttggagacagcacttcctttccgctgtgcgccaaagcagacaaagagctgctcagagatcctaaagctctgcgtgcgatccaaatagatgtgtaaagcgcgcaccggacacagcaacgacagggctgggtctgtctcctcctggggcagcgcttgcaggttcaccacctggtccctaaaaggggtcgtgggaaccttgggcacatagcccggtcggggtctcaggactgtcacatcgggggcggctgtgtgccacagctgggtgctcaggggcgggaagatgggtgggaagaccaccgctggagcgccaatcccacaaggaaaaacccgtggacagtagtcgtgatgacgaccgtgcacactgggtatttgatccagggaagaaggaaaccgctcttttgctgaactgttgggtattgcagccacttgggcatgcggcgaaataaacaaaaaggcaacaaaagattctccacccggccctccaccgggggatggagtggtcttcttaccagctccaggtgagtgggtttctttgaccctgggttgcccatctcaggggcgtttTGATGACCTCCgagggttcttagcggccgactgtgagacgggtggcatctgcttcctgcggtgggctccacgccagggccgggccgaaggggcgggctgcggcggaaccggtgcagtcactgcagggggacgcccttggcaacgagcagacggggtgcgggatcttgagccgcgccggggtaggatatgccggatagcctccgtctgctgctctaccgccgagaactgctgggcaaagtcctcgacggtgtcgctgaataggccagcctgggaaatgggggcagcaaggaaccgtgtcttgtcggcctcacccatctcaaccaggttgagccacaggtggcactcctggaccactaatgtggccatcgtccgcccgagagaccgcgccttgaccttcgtcgctcggagagcgaggtcggtcgctaagcacagttcctgcatcagatctggggcggaactaccctcgtgcagttctttaacgccttggcttggtggacctgcaggagagccatggcgtgcagggcagatgcggcttgtccagcagcgctgtaggctttagccatcagggatgacgtgaacctacagggcttggacgggagcttagggcgtctgcgccaggtggcggcgctctgcgggcacaggtgcaccgcgagctccttatccaccaggggaatcgccgtatagcccctggttgccccgccatcgagggtagtgagggcgggggaactgaggaatcagggccgggcagtaaatggtgccccccacgatttcgtcagctacttgtgcacctccgggaagaaaggcactgaagcgggtgtggctgctttgagcggcgccgcgagccc
This is a stretch of genomic DNA from Myxocyprinus asiaticus isolate MX2 ecotype Aquarium Trade chromosome 24, UBuf_Myxa_2, whole genome shotgun sequence. It encodes these proteins:
- the LOC127414869 gene encoding tumor necrosis factor receptor superfamily member 14-like isoform X2, with product MWIYGKYVLPISTLILLLMDIVFCMAVCNNAEYDINGQCCPMCDSGNGLKVNQACKQTSNAVCEPLPGYYCVDSHGPPCSKARKHSTCLPGQYINQTGTEFRDTVCGDCPAGSYSDGTLCKLYTKCESLGKITVKSGTDTADAECSDGKNLYILPLIFSVCGVFLAVVSVTVVIIVKKKKVYHQANQVTYSHNPVNLNQFPAHN
- the LOC127414869 gene encoding tumor necrosis factor receptor superfamily member 14-like isoform X1, with the protein product MWIYGKYVLPISTLILLLMDIVFCMAVCNNAEYDINGQCCPMCDSGKRVYKHCDDSTSTTCVSCTEMRFTDAPNGLTECLPCFVCDASNGLKVNQACKQTSNAVCEPLPGYYCVDSHGPPCSKARKHSTCLPGQYINQTGTEFRDTVCGDCPAGSYSDGTLCKLYTKCESLGKITVKSGTDTADAECSDGKNLYILPLIFSVCGVFLAVVSVTVVIIVKKKKVYHQANQVTYSHNPVNLNQFPAHN